One region of Streptomyces capillispiralis genomic DNA includes:
- a CDS encoding sulfite exporter TauE/SafE family protein → MEPFLLPVVFVAVAAAFTLSAAAGFGGSLILVPTLALVLGTKPGVALAALLLAANNFVKVFAYRRTLPYRKAAVVILLVAVGTFLGAKLLVSAPERAVALAVIFSFAAAFLIESLGLTRWRQASSPLMAFAAGATSGFSGTSGPLKGLAVRGLGLDRLHLVGALSLTSLVGDVTKTAVWTEASLLTGQDYLVAVICVPLMLSATFLGRRFNTRIGERGFTGLFWVVMVGYAGRLAAGI, encoded by the coding sequence ATGGAGCCATTTCTGCTTCCGGTGGTGTTCGTGGCCGTGGCCGCCGCTTTCACCCTGTCCGCCGCGGCCGGATTCGGGGGGAGCCTGATTCTCGTCCCCACCCTGGCCCTCGTGCTCGGCACCAAGCCCGGAGTGGCGCTGGCCGCGCTCCTTCTCGCCGCCAACAACTTCGTCAAGGTCTTCGCTTACCGCAGGACACTTCCTTACCGAAAGGCCGCCGTCGTCATTCTCCTGGTCGCCGTGGGGACGTTCCTGGGCGCCAAGTTGCTGGTGTCCGCTCCCGAACGGGCTGTGGCCCTCGCCGTCATCTTCTCCTTCGCTGCGGCCTTTCTGATCGAGTCGCTCGGGCTCACCCGCTGGCGGCAGGCGAGTTCGCCGTTGATGGCGTTCGCCGCCGGTGCGACGTCCGGGTTCAGCGGCACGTCCGGTCCCCTCAAGGGGCTCGCCGTCCGGGGGCTGGGCCTGGACCGCCTCCACCTCGTCGGCGCGCTCTCCCTGACCTCGCTCGTCGGCGACGTCACCAAGACCGCCGTCTGGACGGAGGCCTCTCTGCTCACCGGCCAGGACTATCTCGTCGCCGTGATCTGCGTCCCCCTGATGCTTTCCGCGACCTTCCTGGGAAGGCGCTTCAACACGAGAATCGGCGAACGCGGATTCACCGGCCTCTTCTGGGTCGTCATGGTGGGGTACGCGGGACGCCTGGCAGCGGGCATATGA
- a CDS encoding PhzF family phenazine biosynthesis protein yields MTTNAPRPEVLRYTAFSSSPAGGNPAGVVLDATALEDGDMLAVAADLGYSESAFLTALPEGLAGHEGRAYGIRYFSPKAEVPFCGHATVAAALALAERTGPGRLVFATPAGPVPVEVTEEDGTLRATLTSVEPHVEEVTDADLAEALAALDWPAADLDPAFPPRIAFAGARHLVLAAATRARLADLSYDFARLEALMHRLDLTTVQLVWRESAAVFRVRDPFPVGGVVEDPATGAAAAAFGAYARELGLVPEDAVLTLYQGEDLGRPGELTVTLRAGDPRVRVGGAGTRIG; encoded by the coding sequence ATGACGACGAACGCGCCGCGGCCCGAGGTGCTCCGGTACACCGCCTTCTCCAGCAGTCCCGCCGGCGGCAACCCCGCCGGTGTCGTGCTGGACGCCACCGCTCTGGAGGACGGGGACATGCTCGCCGTCGCCGCCGACCTCGGATACTCGGAGTCCGCGTTCCTCACCGCCCTCCCGGAGGGCCTCGCCGGTCACGAGGGGCGGGCGTACGGCATCCGTTACTTCAGCCCCAAGGCCGAGGTGCCGTTCTGCGGACACGCCACCGTCGCGGCCGCCCTCGCGCTCGCCGAGCGGACGGGCCCCGGCCGGCTGGTGTTCGCGACGCCGGCCGGTCCGGTGCCGGTGGAGGTGACCGAGGAGGACGGGACGCTCAGGGCGACGCTCACCAGCGTCGAGCCGCACGTCGAGGAGGTCACCGACGCCGACCTCGCGGAGGCACTCGCCGCACTCGACTGGCCGGCCGCCGATCTCGACCCGGCCTTCCCGCCCCGCATCGCCTTCGCCGGCGCCCGCCATCTCGTTCTCGCGGCGGCGACACGCGCCCGCCTGGCGGACCTCTCGTACGACTTCGCGCGCCTCGAAGCGCTGATGCACCGTCTGGACCTGACCACGGTCCAGTTGGTGTGGCGGGAGTCGGCCGCGGTCTTCCGCGTCCGTGACCCGTTCCCCGTCGGCGGTGTCGTCGAGGACCCGGCGACCGGCGCCGCGGCCGCCGCGTTCGGGGCGTACGCCCGTGAGCTCGGCCTCGTCCCCGAGGACGCCGTCCTCACCCTGTACCAGGGCGAGGACCTGGGCCGGCCGGGCGAGCTCACGGTGACGCTGCGCGCGGGTGACCCGCGCGTCCGGGTCGGCGGCGCGGGAACGCGTATCGGCTGA
- a CDS encoding LacI family DNA-binding transcriptional regulator has translation MSSSLKDVAARAGVSARTVSNVVNGSARVSEQTRVRVQEAIDELGYRPNLAARSLRAGRTGIIGLAIPELHSPYFAELAGLIVDEAHRRSWTVIIDQTRGDAEAERRLLTGDGGRVMDGLVISPWALGAPDLTATARPLPVVLLGERSPQGMADRVAVDNVAAAEEATAHLLSSGRRRIAAIGLQPHLENGTARQRAEGYRRALRSAGVTPRAGWERSVTALHREDGARAMAELLDGDAAPDAVFAFSDELALGALHTAHARGLRVPEDLAVVGFDDIEDGRFSHPPLTTVSPDKRQIAARALQCLADRIYSPRNEVPAADLTIPHRLVVRGSTVGDAATR, from the coding sequence GTGAGCAGCAGCCTGAAAGACGTGGCCGCCCGGGCGGGGGTCTCCGCGCGCACGGTGTCCAACGTGGTCAACGGTTCCGCGCGGGTGTCGGAGCAGACCCGCGTGCGGGTGCAGGAGGCGATCGACGAGCTGGGCTACCGGCCCAACCTCGCGGCCCGGAGTCTGCGGGCCGGCCGCACCGGCATCATCGGCCTCGCGATCCCGGAGCTGCATTCCCCCTACTTCGCCGAGCTGGCGGGTCTGATCGTGGACGAGGCACACCGCCGGTCGTGGACGGTGATCATCGATCAGACGCGGGGCGACGCGGAGGCGGAACGGCGTCTGCTGACCGGTGACGGCGGCAGGGTGATGGACGGGCTCGTCATCAGCCCCTGGGCTCTGGGAGCACCGGATCTGACCGCGACCGCGCGTCCCCTGCCCGTCGTGCTGCTCGGCGAGCGCAGTCCCCAGGGCATGGCCGACCGGGTCGCCGTGGACAACGTGGCCGCCGCGGAGGAGGCCACCGCCCACCTGCTGTCGTCGGGGCGCCGCCGCATCGCCGCGATCGGCCTTCAGCCCCATCTGGAGAACGGCACGGCGCGGCAGCGCGCCGAGGGCTACCGCAGGGCGCTGCGGAGCGCCGGGGTCACTCCCCGGGCCGGCTGGGAGCGTTCCGTGACCGCGCTGCACCGGGAGGACGGCGCCCGTGCCATGGCGGAACTGCTGGACGGCGATGCCGCCCCGGACGCGGTGTTCGCGTTCAGTGACGAACTGGCCCTGGGTGCCCTCCACACGGCACACGCCCGAGGGCTCAGGGTGCCGGAGGACCTGGCGGTCGTCGGGTTCGACGACATCGAGGACGGCCGGTTCAGCCATCCGCCCCTCACCACCGTCTCCCCCGACAAGCGCCAGATCGCCGCCCGGGCCCTGCAGTGCCTCGCCGACCGCATCTACAGCCCCCGCAACGAGGTGCCGGCCGCCGATCTGACGATCCCGCACCGTCTGGTCGTCCGCGGGAGCACCGTAGGCGACGCGGCGACGCGGTGA
- a CDS encoding phytanoyl-CoA dioxygenase family protein — translation MSTHAHPGISPAGPDVDVTADVEALYADGITARKGAFTPEWADRMREDIEVAFRDALKRPGGAVGRGPHRYYVEIHPEQLRGFVDLVDHPWVRSVCTAVLGPDYRIVELGFDVPLEGAVDQPWHRDFPMPEETRAERRLTSLAFNVTAVDTEEDMGPFEIAPGTQWDDHPDFEHGMFPPRSHYPRYEERAVRKYPRRGDISARTALTVHRGTRNHSTRSRPVLVLGVDGPEATNGDRHDTAVTRAYWASLPERVRRHLDCPVVDVLEPVTQKHTIEGLVMGEA, via the coding sequence ATGAGCACGCACGCCCACCCCGGCATCTCGCCGGCCGGTCCCGACGTCGATGTGACGGCCGACGTGGAGGCCCTCTACGCGGACGGCATCACCGCGCGCAAGGGCGCGTTCACCCCCGAATGGGCCGACCGGATGCGCGAGGACATCGAGGTGGCCTTCCGGGACGCGCTGAAGCGGCCGGGCGGCGCGGTGGGCCGCGGACCGCACCGCTACTACGTGGAGATACACCCCGAGCAGCTGCGCGGCTTCGTCGACCTCGTCGACCACCCCTGGGTCCGCTCCGTCTGCACGGCCGTCCTCGGGCCCGATTACCGGATCGTCGAGCTGGGCTTCGACGTGCCGCTCGAGGGCGCGGTCGACCAGCCCTGGCACCGGGACTTCCCCATGCCGGAGGAGACCCGCGCCGAGCGGCGGCTGACCTCGCTGGCGTTCAACGTCACCGCCGTCGACACGGAGGAGGACATGGGCCCCTTCGAGATCGCGCCGGGGACCCAGTGGGACGACCACCCGGACTTCGAGCACGGCATGTTCCCGCCCCGCTCCCACTACCCGCGCTACGAGGAGCGAGCCGTCCGCAAGTACCCGCGGCGCGGCGACATCTCGGCGCGCACCGCACTGACCGTTCACCGCGGCACCCGGAACCACTCCACCCGGTCCCGCCCCGTGCTGGTCCTGGGAGTGGACGGGCCCGAGGCCACGAACGGCGACCGGCACGACACCGCCGTGACCCGCGCCTACTGGGCGTCGCTGCCCGAGCGGGTCCGCCGACACCTGGACTGCCCGGTCGTCGACGTCCTGGAGCCGGTGACGCAGAAGCACACCATCGAGGGTCTGGTCATGGGAGAGGCCTGA